In bacterium, the sequence CCTCCCTGGCCGACGCCCAGACGGCGGGCGCCGTCACCGTCAACCTGGGCGTTTTCCTCAACGCCGTCATCAGCTTCCTCATCGTCGCCTTCGCCGCCTTCCTGCTCATCAAGGCGATCAACCGGCTGAAGCGGGCGGAGGCGCCGGCGCCCGCCGCCCCCACCACCCGCGAGTGTCCCCATTGCTTCAGCACCATCTCCCTCAAGGCGACGCGCTGCCCCTTCTGCACGTCGACCATCTGAGCTGATCCTGGCAATCGGCATAGGGGTGCCGGGGAATCCCCGGCATCCCCTGCCACACCACCCGGCCTGCGGGTCCGCACCGGGCGGTTCAAATGCGCCGCGTCGTGTGACGCACTCGCTCCTTCAGCTTGTCCTGGGCTTTCTTGGCCACCCGGCGCTTCACCACTCCGCCGGGTCCCAGCCAGAAGCTGTAGCCCAGCACCTTGCGGCG encodes:
- the mscL gene encoding large conductance mechanosensitive channel protein MscL, producing MLKEFREFAMRGNVVDMAVGIIIGGAFGTIVKSLVSDVIMPPIGLLLGGVDFSNIFLTLKDGMTAAPYASLADAQTAGAVTVNLGVFLNAVISFLIVAFAAFLLIKAINRLKRAEAPAPAAPTTRECPHCFSTISLKATRCPFCTSTI